The Antedon mediterranea chromosome 7, ecAntMedi1.1, whole genome shotgun sequence genome has a segment encoding these proteins:
- the LOC140055610 gene encoding uncharacterized protein isoform X2 has product MERKEGTTLALLEAAEKGDSNKVQQLLKAEYFNVDYKRNEDFRTALHRGCQYGHTQVVRQLLKGGADPNFRMSSGKTLLHEACVLGHHDIVLLLLDFIQDVDTIDNQGQNACHVAAYHGENRCLAMLANKGADCALFDNRGRTPAHLAAQKNHPQILESLSIHGVDIETADENGKRPLHYAAMQGGLECLVKLIQCNCDASVHDALGCIAAHYASAYNHIECLRFLIKHGATFTSVDASGKTLAHWAAQNGATTTLHWLFEKGADPNIQDDNGNTAGHLAAANGHAKCFNCYLQHSGCLELTNKRDEKTIDIARRFGHPFLISRACSNDITCVHCQDKSDMINWEKNHQPTRVQRSMASIHSNSYKTTLPDKQKLPKTRKKVSKKEKYKHEIELPKRDLATRYFTA; this is encoded by the exons ATGGAAAGAAAAGAGG GTACAACTCTTGCCTTACTAGAAGCTGCAGAGAAGGGTGATTCAAACAAGGTACAACAACTATTGAAGGCAGAATACTTCAATGTTGATTACAAAAGAAATGAAGATTTTCGCACAGCTCTTCACAGAGGATGCCAATATGGCCATACTCAAGTAGTAAGGCAACTTTTAAAG GGAGGTGCAGACCCAAACTTTAGAATGAGCTCTGGAAAAACTTTATTGCATGAAGCATGTGTTTTAGGTCACCATGATATTGTTTTGCTTCTGTTGGACTTTATTCAAGATGTAGATACAATTGATAACCAGGGCCAAAATGCATGTCATGTAGCCGCATATCATGGAGAGAATCGGTGCTTAGCAATGTTAGCTAACAAGG GTGCTGATTGTGCACTTTTTGATAACAGAGGCCGGACACCAGCTCATTTAGCAGCGCAGAAAAATCATCCACAAATTTTGGAAAGCTTAAGTATACATGGTGTTGACATTGAAACTGCTGATGAGAATGGTAAAAGGCCATTGCACTATGCTGCTATGCAAGGAG ggttGGAATGTCTGGTTAAATTAATCCAATGTAATTGTGATGCATCGGTACATGATGCTTTAGGTTGTATTGCAGCACATTATGCTTCGGCTTACAATCATATCGAGTGTTTACGCTTTCTCATCAAGCATGGTGCTACATTTACAAGTGTTGATGCATCTGGAAAGACCTTAGCTCATTGGGCAGCTCAAAACGGTGCTACAACAACTCTACATTGGTTATTTGAAAAGGGTGCTGATCCGAATATCCAAGATG acaATGGAAATACTGCTGGACACTTAGCAGCTGCAAATGGACATGCAAAGTGTTTTAATTGCTATCTTCAACACAGTGGTTGTTTAGAATTAACTAATAAACGTGATGAGAAAACTATCGACATTGCAAGAAGATTTGGACATCCATTTTTAATAAGCAGAGCAT GTAGTAATGATATTACTTGTGTACATTGTCAAGATAAATCAGATATGATTAACTGGGAAAAAAATCATCAACCAACTAGAGTACAAAGGTCAATGGCCAGCATACACAGTAACTCATACAAAACCACGCTTCCAGACAAACA AAAGCTGCCTAAAACTAGAAAGAAAGTTTCAAAAAAAGAGAAATATAAACATGAAATTGAGCTACCAAAACGAGACTTGGCTACGCGTTATTTCACTGcctaa
- the LOC140055610 gene encoding uncharacterized protein isoform X1, with amino-acid sequence MASTKKSGNKIVVPLTKNLMTTNEKVYRMLKTPEAQKSLNLNDKMPSISSFCGEHVHLRAIDMATCSRLSMQSGDSLQVNPSIAGTTLALLEAAEKGDSNKVQQLLKAEYFNVDYKRNEDFRTALHRGCQYGHTQVVRQLLKGGADPNFRMSSGKTLLHEACVLGHHDIVLLLLDFIQDVDTIDNQGQNACHVAAYHGENRCLAMLANKGADCALFDNRGRTPAHLAAQKNHPQILESLSIHGVDIETADENGKRPLHYAAMQGGLECLVKLIQCNCDASVHDALGCIAAHYASAYNHIECLRFLIKHGATFTSVDASGKTLAHWAAQNGATTTLHWLFEKGADPNIQDDNGNTAGHLAAANGHAKCFNCYLQHSGCLELTNKRDEKTIDIARRFGHPFLISRACSNDITCVHCQDKSDMINWEKNHQPTRVQRSMASIHSNSYKTTLPDKQKLPKTRKKVSKKEKYKHEIELPKRDLATRYFTA; translated from the exons ATGGCATCAACCAAAAAGTCAggaaataaaattgttgttcCACTAACTAAAAACCTGATGACAACAAACGAAAAGGTTTATCGAATGCTGAAGACACCAGAAGCACAGAAATCTTTAAATCTTAATGACAAAATGCCTTCAATCTCATCTTTCTGTGGTGAGCATGTACATTTAAGAGCAATAGATATGGCAACTTGCTCTAGGTTATCAATGCAATCAGGAGATAGTCTACAGGTGAATCCGTCAATTGCAG GTACAACTCTTGCCTTACTAGAAGCTGCAGAGAAGGGTGATTCAAACAAGGTACAACAACTATTGAAGGCAGAATACTTCAATGTTGATTACAAAAGAAATGAAGATTTTCGCACAGCTCTTCACAGAGGATGCCAATATGGCCATACTCAAGTAGTAAGGCAACTTTTAAAG GGAGGTGCAGACCCAAACTTTAGAATGAGCTCTGGAAAAACTTTATTGCATGAAGCATGTGTTTTAGGTCACCATGATATTGTTTTGCTTCTGTTGGACTTTATTCAAGATGTAGATACAATTGATAACCAGGGCCAAAATGCATGTCATGTAGCCGCATATCATGGAGAGAATCGGTGCTTAGCAATGTTAGCTAACAAGG GTGCTGATTGTGCACTTTTTGATAACAGAGGCCGGACACCAGCTCATTTAGCAGCGCAGAAAAATCATCCACAAATTTTGGAAAGCTTAAGTATACATGGTGTTGACATTGAAACTGCTGATGAGAATGGTAAAAGGCCATTGCACTATGCTGCTATGCAAGGAG ggttGGAATGTCTGGTTAAATTAATCCAATGTAATTGTGATGCATCGGTACATGATGCTTTAGGTTGTATTGCAGCACATTATGCTTCGGCTTACAATCATATCGAGTGTTTACGCTTTCTCATCAAGCATGGTGCTACATTTACAAGTGTTGATGCATCTGGAAAGACCTTAGCTCATTGGGCAGCTCAAAACGGTGCTACAACAACTCTACATTGGTTATTTGAAAAGGGTGCTGATCCGAATATCCAAGATG acaATGGAAATACTGCTGGACACTTAGCAGCTGCAAATGGACATGCAAAGTGTTTTAATTGCTATCTTCAACACAGTGGTTGTTTAGAATTAACTAATAAACGTGATGAGAAAACTATCGACATTGCAAGAAGATTTGGACATCCATTTTTAATAAGCAGAGCAT GTAGTAATGATATTACTTGTGTACATTGTCAAGATAAATCAGATATGATTAACTGGGAAAAAAATCATCAACCAACTAGAGTACAAAGGTCAATGGCCAGCATACACAGTAACTCATACAAAACCACGCTTCCAGACAAACA AAAGCTGCCTAAAACTAGAAAGAAAGTTTCAAAAAAAGAGAAATATAAACATGAAATTGAGCTACCAAAACGAGACTTGGCTACGCGTTATTTCACTGcctaa